The Solea senegalensis isolate Sse05_10M linkage group LG4, IFAPA_SoseM_1, whole genome shotgun sequence genome includes a region encoding these proteins:
- the wnt4 gene encoding protein Wnt-4a, producing MMTGDCVVRFVLMLCCALLSANASNWLYLAKLSSVGSIRDEETCERLRGLIQRQVQICKRSVEVMDAVRRGAQLAIEECQFQFRNRRWNCSTLETMPVFGKVVTQGTREAAFVYAISAASVAFAVTRACSSGELEKCGCDHNVHGVSPEGFQWSGCSDNIAYGVAFSQSFVDVRERSKGQSSSRALMNLHNNEAGRKAILSHMRVECKCHGVSGSCEVKTCWRAMPPFRKVGNVIKEKFDGATEVEQRKMGSTKVLVPRNAQFKPHTDEDLVYLEPSPDFCDHDPRTPGMLGTVGRQCNRTSKAIDGCELMCCGRGFQTQEVEVVDRCSCKFHWCCYVKCKQCRKMVEMHTCR from the exons gTACTTGGCCAAGCTGTCGTCAGTGGGAAGCATCCGGGATGAGGAGACGTGTGAGAGGCTACGAGGTCTCATCCAGAGACAG GTTCAGATCTGTAAGCGCAGCGTGGAGGTGATGGACGCCGTGCGTCGTGGGGCTCAGCTGGCTATAGAGGAGTGTCAGTTTCAGTTTCGTAACCGACGATGGAACTGCTCCACTCTGGAGACGATGCCTGTGTTTGGCAAAGTGGTCACACAAG GCACCCGTGAGGCAGCCTTTGTGTATGCCATCTCAGCCGCCAGTGTGGCGTTTGCGGTCACAAGGGCCTGCAGCAGCGGAGAGCTGGAAAAATGTGGCTGTGACCACAATGTACATGGAGTCAGTCCAGAGG GGTTCCAGTGGTCGGGCTGCAGTGACAACATTGCATACGGTGTGGCCTTTTCTCAGTCCTTTGTGGACGTGAGGGAGAGGAGTAAAGGTCAGTCCTCCAGCCGCGCACTCATGAACCTGCACAACAACGAGGCGGGCAGAAAG GCCATCCTGTCCCACATGCGAGTGGAGTGCAAGTGTCACGGTGTGTCGGGCTCCTGTGAGGTGAAGACCTGCTGGAGAGCCATGCCGCCCTTCCGCAAGGTGGGCAACGTCATCAAAGAGAAGTTTGACGGCGCCACCGAGGTGGAGCAGCGCAAGATGGGCAGCACCAAAGTTCTGGTGCCTCGCAACGCTCAGTTCAAACCTCACACGGACGAGGACCTGGTCTACCTGGAGCCCAGTCCGGATTTCTGCGATCACGACCCACGGACGCCGGGCATGCTGGGCACGGTGGGCCGCCAGTGTAACAGAACCTCAAAGGCCATTGACGGCTGCGAGCTGATGTGCTGCGGCCGCGGCTTCCAGAcgcaggaggtggaggtggtggacaGGTGCAGCTGTAAGTTCCACTGGTGTTGTTACGTCAAATGCAAACAGTGCCGCAAAATGGTGGAGATGCACACGTGCCGGTGA